Within the Medicago truncatula cultivar Jemalong A17 chromosome 4, MtrunA17r5.0-ANR, whole genome shotgun sequence genome, the region ACATAATAGCCCCTTTTCCCTTATCCCTCATACTCAGGCCTCTACCGTTTTCTCCCCTCTCTTCCCttcctaactcccaaaaaaAACCTTGACGTCAATTATTGAAGTCATAATATGAAGATAATAAGGTCTGGTTGGGGTTCAGTAGGTCTGCTTTGcattcttatttttcttcattgtcTTATGGAGAATAGCAGAAGCAGAGgaaaagttgttgaatgaatAAATGACAACATGGTGCTATTCGCTCTCAAGAGGGAACTAGGAAAGCCAAACTCGAGCCTATTGTAGACAGTCCGGTATCATTCTTTTGACTCAACCAGAGCTCCAGTCACATGGAAGCAACTACAATCATTGGACCAAGACTTCCCTCTTCACTTAACAGGATGATAttccatattaaaaaaatacgaACAATTTAGTACTACCATGTTTTCTTGGGATtcagattttctttttctcattaTAGGATAGGGTGAtcaaaaactaaataaacaCAGCATCTCATCATCTAaaatatgcaaaataaataCACCTTGTACGAACCTgaataacatttataatttgCTTGGTTGCCCATCCAAATAAACTTGTGCCGATTAGGAAAGAGATTAAGGTTATCTTTTGTAAATTACTTGATAAAACCTGAAAATAGAAACAATTAAGAACTAAGATGATCGGAAGAAACCCTCTAAATATCATGGATAATGGGCCCATTTGTTtaagattataaaaaaataaaaaaaataaaaaaacatttttgacaCTTCAGTTATGTTAATGTGTAAgcttttttgaaaaacatttcgttaaaaaatgattttcatgttgaaaatgaaaagctattttgaataGCTTTTGAAGAAGTCATTTATAATAGAAGAGAGAGTAgtacaaaatcaaataattttttaggtgCCAAAGCAACGTTAAtaatcattttgaaacaaacacgatagtttatgctttttgaaaggaaaaaaaaattaaaaaataatcgtttaattatttatagcaaaatcacttttattctAATCTATAACAAACAAGAGGGCGCAATCTAAAAAGCATCAGAAGCACAGAGAAAATACTAACATCCACCAATGTCTCTGTTTGGTTCTCCGCAAGATAAAACAAGATTAAGTAAAGAACCTGTAGAACATAAAGGATAAGAAACtaagaaaaacaatattaacaaaggtttttaaacaaaatattaagatgACAGCATAACAATTACCTCACATGAGACACAACAGTAAGCCATAAACATCCTATTTCCATAATAAGCCCTGAAAAGCCAGTTGGTGCTGTCTTTTACATCCTTATGACTGGCTTTGCCAGCCAGGAAAGTGCTGCATTTAAAGTAAAAAACCAACTCAATAAATTCATCAAGATCGAATCCAGTAACTGAAGAATCATACAGATTTGAGTTAGGGGAGAAAAAGAACAGTTAACTTACAATACCTGTACATTTGAAACCAGTGGCTGCCAATGTCTAAGGCGAGCAATGACAAGAAGATCAAGCCAGGCCTGCACACAAATTCAGCCCAAAAGTCAGGTGTACAGGCTTAAAATCATAGCGACTGAGGATCAGCTCGAAAGGAGATATATCTTACTTGTATAATTGGGATAGAACTACAAGAAGACAAGCAGTGCTAATCCTGTAATTAAGAAAACTACATTAATTCAAAGCACACAGGAATCAAACAATACACAGAA harbors:
- the LOC11444907 gene encoding probable CDP-diacylglycerol--inositol 3-phosphatidyltransferase 2, whose protein sequence is MAKKPVPRSSKLSVYLYIPNIIGYIRVLLNCLAFSLCLRNKIVFPILYFFSFVCDAVDGWCARRFNQVSTFGAVLDMVTDRISTACLLVVLSQLYKPGLIFLSLLALDIGSHWFQMYSTFLAGKASHKDVKDSTNWLFRAYYGNRMFMAYCCVSCEVLYLILFYLAENQTETLVDVLSSNLQKITLISFLIGTSLFGWATKQIINVIQMKTAADMCVLYDIDKKHKH